The Nocardia sp. NBC_00508 nucleotide sequence GACGCCGGTGCGCCACCGCCTGGACCGCGCCGTCGTCGATGAGCAGCGCGCCGCGGCTGTCGGCCGCGTGCCGGACCCAGAACTTGCGCGCGGACAACCGCACCGGGCGGGCGGCGAACGCGGTGCCGACGGTGCCGGCGGTGAGGGCGGTGGCGGCCGAGGAGGCGGCAGCAAGCAGAACGGGTACGCCCGCGTCGGCGGCCAACCGAGCCGCGGATAGCTTGGACGCCATGCCGCCGGTGCCCAGCGCGCCGCCGCTGCCCGCGATCACGCCGTCCAGGTCGCCGCTGCTGCGGACCTCGGGAATGAAATTGGCCGCGCCCTTGCGGGGGTCGCCGTCGTAGAGGCCCTCCACATCGGACAGCAGCACGAGCGCGTCCGCCCCGACCAGGTGTGCGACCAGCGCGGCGAGCCGGTCGTTGTCGCCGAAGCGGATCTCTTCCGTGGCGACGGTGTCGTTTTCGTTCACCACCGCCACCGCGCCGAGCGAACGCAGCCGATCCAGGGTGCGTTGTGCGTTGCGATGGTGTTCGCGGCGGGCGAAGTCGTCGGCGCTCAACAGCACCTGGCCGACGGTGCGGCCGTAGCGAGCGAACGAGGTACCCCACGCGTGGGCAAGCGCCAGTTGACCAACGCTCGCGGCCGCTTGCTTGGTGGCCAGGTCACGCGGACGACTGGTGAGCCCCAGCGGCGCGATACCCGCGCCGATCGCCCCGGAGGACACCACGACCACATCGGACCCCGCACGCATCCGCGCCTCCACCGCATCCGCGAGCCGATCCAGTCGCGCGGTGTCCAGACCGCCTTTCAGACTGGTCAGCGCGGACGAACCGATCTTCACCACCACCCGCCGCGCCGACACGATCGCCAGCCGAGCCTCGCTCAGACCCGGCGAATCCGTCGCCGCGGTCACCGAAGTCACCTGCATCGCCACCGAACTCCCTGCACCACAATCGAATCCACCGCAGTCGAGGCGGATGTCACGATCGGCCCTCGACCGCGAACGATCGAGCCCGCCACGCGGGACATGCACCTCGGCGACGCCACGACTCGACCGCCGTCCACGTCCTACTCCTCGTCCTCGCGCACCAACCCGCGCCGCACCCGGGACGCGTGTTTGCGCTCGGCCGCGCGCACCCGGTCGGTCTGCTCCAACCGGACATCTGTGCCGCGCCCGGTGGGCACCATGTCGATGCCCGCCGAGATCTGCGGCTCCCACTCGAAGGTCACGTCGCCGATGGTCACCGGCGCTCCCGGCTCGGCCCCCAACCGCACCAGCTCGTCCTCGACGCCGAGGCGGGCGAGACGGTCGGCCAGGTAGCCGACGGCCTCGTCGTTGTCGAATTGGGTTTGGCGCACCCAGCGCTCCGGCCGGGTGCCGCGCACGATGAACCCGCCCGGCTCCTCCGGGTCGGCGACCACGCTGAACCCTGTCTCGTCCACCGCGATCGGACGGATCACCGGGCGCTTGGGCGCCGCCTTCGGATGCTCCTCGCGGTACTTCAGCACCAGGTCGGCAAGAGCGAACATCAAAGGGCGCAGGCCCGCTCGGCTCACCGCGGAGATCTCGAACACCGGCCAGCCCCGCTCGGTGAATTCCGGGGTCACCATTTCGGCCAGCTCGGCGGCGTCGGGCACGTCGATCTTGTTCAGGATCACCACGCGCGGGCGGTCGGCCAGATCACCGAGCCCGGCGTCGGCACTCAGCGCGGGGCGGTAGGCGGCGAGTTCGGCTTCGAGCGCGTCCACGTCGGACACCGGGTCGCGCCCCGGCTCCAGTGTGGCGCAGTCCACCACGTGTGCGAGCACCGCGCAGCGTTCCAAGTGCCGCAAGAAGTCCAGGCCCAGTCCGCGTCCTTCGCTGGCGCCGGGAATCAGGCCGGGCACATCCGCGACGGTGAAGGTGGTGTCACCGCTGGCGACAACACCGAGGTTGGGCACCAACGTGGTGAACGGGTAGTCGGCGATCTTCGGCTTGGCCGCCGACAGCACCGACACCAGCGACGACTTGCCCGCCGACGGAAAACCCACGAGCCCGACATCGGCGACCGATTTCAGCTCCAACACCAGCTCGAGCTCTTCGCCGTCCTCGCCGAACAGCGCGAAACCGGGCGCTTTGCGCGCCTTCGAGGCCAAAGCGGCGTTGCCCAGCCCACCGCGTCCGCCGCGGGCGACGATGAAGCGGTTGCCGGCACCGACCAGGTCGACGAGCACCTTGCCGTCGTCGTCGAGCACCATGGTGCCGTCGGGCACCTTCAGCACCAGGTCGCCACCCTGCTTGCCGTCACGGTTGCCGCCCTCGCCCGGCTTGCCGTTGCCTGCCTTGGCGTGCGGGTGGAAGTGGAAGTCCAATAGGGTGTGCACGCCTGCGTCGACCTCGAGGATCACGTCTCCGCCGTTGCCGCCGTTGCCGCCGTCGGGGCCGCCGAGCGGCTTGAACTTCTCCCGGTGCACCGAGGCGCAACCGTGGCCGCCCTTACCCGCACGCACATGCAGTACGACACGGTCGATGAACTTGGACATACGCCGAATCATCCTCCTTCGGGACTGGTCGTACTCGGATCTGGTCGGCCGGGAACACGAAAAACGGGCCAGGGTTTCGAGACCCTGACCCGCTCGTTGTGTCCGGAAGTGGTTCGGCGGTCAGGCCTGAACCGGCTCCGGGACCACGATGTTGACGGTCTTGCGTCCACGCTTGGAGCCGAACTCCACCGCGCCCGCAGCGAGGGCGAACAGGGTGTCGTCACCGCCACGACCGACGTTCACGCCGGGGTGGAAGTGGGTGCCGCGCTGACGCACCAGGATCTCGCCCGCCTTGACCGTCTGGCCGCCGAAGCGCTTGACGCCGAGTCGCTGGGCGTTGGAATCGCGTCCGTTCCGGGAGCTGGACGCGCCCTTCTTGTGTGCCATAGCTGATTCTCCTCGGGATGTCTTACTTGATGCCGGTGACCTTCAGGACCGTCAGCGGCTGACGGTGACCCTGGCGCTTGTGGTAGCCGGTCTTGTTCTTGAACTTGTGGATGCGGATCTTCGGGCCCTTGGTCTGCTCGACCACCTCGGCGGCCACGGAGACCTCGGCCAGCTTCGCGGCATCGGTGGTCAGCTCGGCGCCATCGACGACCAGGACCGGATCCAGCGCCACGGCGGTGCCCGGCGCACCCTCGATCTTCTCGACCTTCACCAGGTCACCGACCGCGACCTTGTACTGCTTTCCGCCGGTCTTGACGATCGCGTACGTTGCCATCGGTCGGCTGCCCTTCTTCCTGTAGTGCTCGGCACTTGCTCACGCGGCGACTTCCCGGGTCTGATCCACCGGAAACCGCCACACGACTGGTCTGGTAATCGCCGCCGCCTCGGCGCCTGGTGGCTCCCGGTATCGAACTGACGAGAACCGGGCCACGAAGACAAAACATGTTGTCACCGGGCAGCGACTGTCCAAGATTACAGGACGGCCGCCGCCACAACCAAACCG carries:
- the rplU gene encoding 50S ribosomal protein L21, producing the protein MATYAIVKTGGKQYKVAVGDLVKVEKIEGAPGTAVALDPVLVVDGAELTTDAAKLAEVSVAAEVVEQTKGPKIRIHKFKNKTGYHKRQGHRQPLTVLKVTGIK
- the proB gene encoding glutamate 5-kinase, with product MQVTSVTAATDSPGLSEARLAIVSARRVVVKIGSSALTSLKGGLDTARLDRLADAVEARMRAGSDVVVVSSGAIGAGIAPLGLTSRPRDLATKQAAASVGQLALAHAWGTSFARYGRTVGQVLLSADDFARREHHRNAQRTLDRLRSLGAVAVVNENDTVATEEIRFGDNDRLAALVAHLVGADALVLLSDVEGLYDGDPRKGAANFIPEVRSSGDLDGVIAGSGGALGTGGMASKLSAARLAADAGVPVLLAAASSAATALTAGTVGTAFAARPVRLSARKFWVRHAADSRGALLIDDGAVQAVAHRRRSLLAAGIVGVRGRFYGGDVVDLVGPDGRVVARGVVEYDSTELAGMLGRSTDELPETMQRPVIHADDLVKV
- the obgE gene encoding GTPase ObgE — translated: MSKFIDRVVLHVRAGKGGHGCASVHREKFKPLGGPDGGNGGNGGDVILEVDAGVHTLLDFHFHPHAKAGNGKPGEGGNRDGKQGGDLVLKVPDGTMVLDDDGKVLVDLVGAGNRFIVARGGRGGLGNAALASKARKAPGFALFGEDGEELELVLELKSVADVGLVGFPSAGKSSLVSVLSAAKPKIADYPFTTLVPNLGVVASGDTTFTVADVPGLIPGASEGRGLGLDFLRHLERCAVLAHVVDCATLEPGRDPVSDVDALEAELAAYRPALSADAGLGDLADRPRVVILNKIDVPDAAELAEMVTPEFTERGWPVFEISAVSRAGLRPLMFALADLVLKYREEHPKAAPKRPVIRPIAVDETGFSVVADPEEPGGFIVRGTRPERWVRQTQFDNDEAVGYLADRLARLGVEDELVRLGAEPGAPVTIGDVTFEWEPQISAGIDMVPTGRGTDVRLEQTDRVRAAERKHASRVRRGLVREDEE
- the rpmA gene encoding 50S ribosomal protein L27 — its product is MAHKKGASSSRNGRDSNAQRLGVKRFGGQTVKAGEILVRQRGTHFHPGVNVGRGGDDTLFALAAGAVEFGSKRGRKTVNIVVPEPVQA